The following proteins are encoded in a genomic region of Methylobacterium tardum:
- a CDS encoding sugar transferase, with protein MLTRAEALAHPGFSASQRRPEVTDRAEQAVGQVSGAAELVAGAVLPEAPFVARGLRLDWAAKRGLDVSVAVTALFLLLPLLLLIAAIVWAGDGKAPIFRHMRIGRDGRRFGCLKFRSMVTDGEAVLAAHLASSPQARAEWAETHKLSDDPRITAIGHVLRKTSLGELPQLWNVLRGEMSLVGPRPIVAAEIARYDHAFATCFAVPPGVTGLWQVSGRSDTTYAERVALDLDYATRWSLRRDFAIMLRTIPAVLAQRGSK; from the coding sequence ATGCTGACTCGCGCCGAAGCCCTTGCTCATCCTGGCTTTTCTGCATCGCAGCGTAGGCCAGAGGTGACCGATAGGGCCGAGCAGGCGGTCGGGCAGGTCAGCGGAGCGGCTGAGCTCGTGGCCGGGGCGGTTCTGCCGGAGGCGCCGTTCGTCGCGCGCGGCCTGCGGCTGGACTGGGCGGCCAAGCGGGGTCTGGATGTGAGCGTGGCGGTGACCGCGCTGTTCCTGCTCCTGCCGTTGCTCCTGCTCATCGCGGCGATCGTCTGGGCCGGCGATGGCAAGGCGCCGATCTTCCGCCACATGCGCATCGGCCGCGACGGACGCCGCTTCGGCTGCCTCAAGTTCCGCTCCATGGTCACCGACGGCGAGGCCGTGCTCGCCGCGCACTTGGCTTCCAGCCCGCAGGCCCGAGCCGAGTGGGCGGAGACCCACAAGCTCAGCGACGACCCGCGCATCACCGCGATCGGTCACGTGCTGCGCAAGACCTCGCTCGGCGAGCTGCCCCAGCTCTGGAACGTGCTGCGCGGCGAGATGAGCCTGGTCGGCCCGCGCCCGATCGTGGCCGCTGAGATCGCCCGCTACGATCACGCATTCGCCACCTGCTTTGCCGTGCCGCCCGGCGTGACGGGTTTGTGGCAGGTCTCAGGCCGGTCCGACACGACCTATGCCGAGCGCGTGGCGCTGGATCTCGACTACGCCACCCGCTGGAGCCTGCGCCGGGATTTCGCCATCATGCTCCGCACCATCCCGGCCGTGCTGGCTCAGCGCGGAAGCAAGTAG
- a CDS encoding type II toxin-antitoxin system VapC family toxin has protein sequence MIVLDTNVLSALMHIEPDRVVLSWLDRQPLESIWITSITVFEAKFGLELLPSGRRRMQLERALELVMQEDLAGRVLSFDQSAAEQAAILAAQRKRAGTPVDFRDTAIAGIVLARRAMLATRNRRHFSDAGISLVDPWTA, from the coding sequence GTGATTGTACTCGACACTAATGTCCTCTCCGCTCTGATGCACATCGAGCCAGATCGCGTGGTTTTGTCTTGGCTCGATCGCCAACCCCTCGAATCAATTTGGATTACGTCCATCACGGTATTCGAAGCCAAGTTCGGCCTCGAACTCCTACCATCAGGGCGCCGGCGAATGCAGCTGGAGCGCGCACTCGAGCTGGTGATGCAGGAGGATCTCGCCGGCAGAGTCCTGTCCTTTGACCAATCAGCAGCCGAGCAGGCCGCGATCTTAGCCGCACAGCGCAAGCGCGCCGGCACGCCTGTTGACTTCCGCGACACCGCAATCGCGGGTATTGTTCTGGCGCGCCGCGCAATGTTGGCGACGCGAAACCGGCGGCATTTCTCGGACGCCGGGATCTCACTTGTCGATCCTTGGACAGCCTGA
- a CDS encoding FitA-like ribbon-helix-helix domain-containing protein, with protein sequence MAQLVVRNLAESVKVGLRRRAERHGRSVEAEVREILQAAIGDDGGAQVPLGSRIAARFSHVGFGEEIREQRGTMGQPAVFE encoded by the coding sequence GTGGCTCAGCTCGTCGTTCGCAACTTAGCCGAGAGTGTCAAGGTCGGCCTGCGGCGCCGGGCAGAACGACACGGCCGAAGCGTGGAGGCAGAAGTCCGAGAAATCCTGCAAGCCGCAATCGGAGATGATGGCGGGGCGCAGGTTCCGCTTGGAAGCCGCATCGCGGCGCGCTTTTCTCATGTCGGCTTCGGCGAGGAAATTCGCGAGCAGCGGGGCACCATGGGCCAGCCGGCAGTGTTCGAGTGA
- a CDS encoding type I secretion system permease/ATPase, with protein MQTSASAASKLAPVGFLSAVRGCRGALIGLSLFSALINVLYLTGSFYMLQVYDRVIPSRSVPTLIALSALAAVLYAGQAALDFCRQRVLARMARSLDERLSPRVFALVTRLPLMGQGGSMGLQPLRDLDQVRSFLAGSGPPGFFDLPWMPFYLAICFLFHPLIGLAATAGAVVLVLLTICTEEFTRRPVKAAALHGAARMSLAEASRRNAEVVAAMGMGGRLSARWSAVNQQHLDAHEHAGDVASGLGGASKVARMALQSGVLGLGAYLVIHGEASSGIIIAGSILSARALAPVELVIAHWKAFAGARQSWARLHELFAAVPETAEPLPLRRPASTLSVEALSLVPPGDQRIVVRDVSFALQSGSALGVIGPSASGKSSLARALVGVWRPARGSVRLDGAALDQWSPEALGRHVGYLPQDIELFEGTIGQNIARFAPDADPDTIIRAAEQAGVHGLIVRLSQGYDTRVGEGGMALSGGQRQRIGLARALYGDPFLVVLDEPNSNLDSEGEQALTRAIANVRARGGIAVIVAHRPSALAAVDQVLVMSGGEAQALGPKEQVLRPAAQAVAPATMPAPGGPVRPAAAAAGAV; from the coding sequence GTGCAGACATCAGCATCCGCCGCCTCAAAGTTAGCTCCTGTGGGCTTTTTGTCGGCCGTGCGCGGCTGCCGAGGCGCTTTGATCGGGCTGTCTCTGTTCAGCGCTTTGATCAACGTCCTGTACCTCACCGGCTCTTTTTACATGCTCCAGGTTTACGACCGGGTCATCCCGAGTCGGAGCGTGCCGACCCTGATCGCCCTTTCGGCTTTGGCCGCTGTTCTCTATGCAGGCCAAGCGGCGCTGGATTTTTGCCGCCAGCGCGTGCTCGCGCGCATGGCGCGGTCGCTGGATGAGCGATTGAGCCCGCGCGTGTTCGCGCTTGTGACCCGTCTGCCCTTGATGGGGCAGGGTGGCAGCATGGGCCTGCAGCCCTTGCGCGATCTTGATCAGGTGCGGAGCTTTCTCGCCGGGAGCGGGCCACCAGGCTTCTTTGATCTGCCTTGGATGCCATTCTACTTGGCGATCTGCTTCCTATTCCATCCTTTGATCGGACTTGCCGCCACGGCGGGAGCCGTTGTGCTGGTGCTGCTGACGATCTGCACCGAAGAGTTCACTCGCAGGCCCGTCAAGGCTGCGGCCCTGCACGGGGCAGCGCGCATGAGCCTTGCGGAAGCGAGCCGGCGCAACGCCGAGGTGGTGGCGGCCATGGGCATGGGCGGGCGCTTAAGCGCGCGCTGGAGCGCGGTCAACCAGCAGCATCTGGACGCGCACGAACACGCAGGCGACGTCGCGAGTGGGCTTGGAGGCGCGTCCAAGGTGGCGCGTATGGCCTTGCAATCGGGCGTGCTCGGACTTGGGGCTTATCTTGTCATCCATGGCGAGGCGAGCAGCGGCATCATTATCGCCGGCTCGATTCTGTCCGCCCGCGCCCTGGCGCCGGTTGAGCTGGTGATCGCGCACTGGAAGGCGTTTGCCGGCGCTCGCCAAAGCTGGGCGCGCTTGCACGAACTGTTCGCGGCTGTTCCCGAGACCGCCGAGCCACTGCCCTTGCGTCGGCCCGCGTCCACGCTGTCGGTTGAGGCGCTCAGTTTGGTGCCGCCCGGCGATCAGCGGATTGTGGTCAGGGACGTGTCATTTGCCCTGCAAAGCGGAAGCGCGCTGGGCGTCATCGGCCCGAGCGCGTCGGGCAAGTCGTCGCTGGCGCGAGCCTTAGTGGGCGTGTGGCGACCGGCGCGCGGCAGCGTGCGGCTTGACGGAGCGGCGCTGGATCAATGGTCGCCCGAAGCTTTGGGTCGGCATGTGGGTTATCTGCCGCAGGATATCGAACTGTTTGAAGGCACGATCGGGCAGAACATCGCCCGATTTGCGCCCGACGCCGATCCTGACACGATCATCCGGGCCGCCGAGCAGGCGGGCGTGCATGGGCTGATTGTGCGTCTTTCGCAGGGTTATGATACCCGCGTCGGCGAGGGCGGGATGGCGCTGTCGGGCGGACAACGACAGCGCATTGGCCTGGCTCGAGCCCTGTATGGCGATCCATTCCTCGTGGTGCTGGACGAGCCCAACTCAAACCTGGACAGCGAAGGCGAACAAGCGCTGACGCGGGCGATCGCAAATGTGCGGGCGCGCGGTGGGATTGCGGTGATCGTAGCGCACCGGCCGAGCGCCTTGGCGGCCGTCGACCAGGTGCTCGTGATGAGTGGCGGCGAAGCCCAGGCGTTGGGACCCAAGGAGCAGGTCCTGCGTCCGGCCGCACAGGCGGTGGCGCCAGCAACCATGCCGGCGCCGGGTGGGCCTGTGCGGCCCGCAGCCGCAGCGGCAGGCGCGGTCTGA
- a CDS encoding HlyD family type I secretion periplasmic adaptor subunit, translated as MNMDPKSKTYRSMRRSLLGGAAVAGLLAFGVGGWAATAELSGAVIAPGSLVVASNLKKVQHPTGGVVSEINVREGDPVKAGDVVVRLDDTQTRANLAIVTKNLDELAAVQARDEAEQDGTERIVFPADLLARTKDPAVARVVQGEQKLFGIRRAARDGQSAQFRERIAQLREQISGLTDQLAAKKRELALVFEELKGVRELWQKNLIQIGRMTALERDAARIEGERGTLVSTIAQTKGRISETELQILQIDQDLRTEVGKDLAEIRAKTSELVEKKVAAEDQLKRVDIRAPQSGTVHQLNVHTVGGVITPGAEPIMLIVPEADALTVEAKIQPQDIDQVRVGQRAVLRFSAFNQRTTPELIGEVSRVSADVSQDTKTGATYYTIRMSVPEAERDRLQGMKLVPGMPVESFIRTGDRTVISYLTKPLQDQVAKAWRER; from the coding sequence ATGAACATGGATCCCAAAAGCAAAACCTATCGCTCGATGCGCCGCTCGCTGCTGGGCGGGGCGGCGGTGGCCGGCCTTTTGGCTTTCGGTGTCGGGGGCTGGGCGGCGACCGCAGAGCTGTCCGGCGCCGTGATCGCGCCCGGATCGCTGGTTGTGGCCTCGAACCTGAAGAAGGTTCAGCATCCGACCGGTGGCGTGGTGAGCGAGATCAACGTGCGGGAGGGTGATCCCGTCAAAGCCGGCGACGTGGTGGTGCGCCTCGACGACACACAAACCCGCGCCAATTTGGCGATTGTCACCAAAAATCTAGACGAACTCGCGGCCGTGCAGGCTCGCGATGAGGCCGAGCAGGACGGAACCGAGCGGATCGTGTTCCCGGCCGATCTTTTGGCGCGAACAAAGGATCCCGCGGTGGCCCGGGTGGTCCAAGGCGAGCAAAAGCTGTTTGGAATCCGCCGCGCGGCGCGGGACGGTCAGAGCGCGCAGTTTAGGGAGCGCATCGCTCAGCTCCGCGAACAAATCTCGGGCCTCACCGACCAGCTGGCGGCCAAGAAGCGCGAACTCGCACTTGTGTTCGAGGAGCTGAAGGGCGTTCGCGAGCTTTGGCAGAAGAATCTGATCCAGATCGGGCGGATGACGGCTTTAGAACGCGATGCGGCTCGGATCGAGGGTGAGCGGGGCACGCTTGTGTCTACCATCGCTCAAACCAAAGGCAGGATCAGCGAAACCGAGCTCCAGATCCTGCAGATCGACCAAGACCTACGAACGGAGGTCGGCAAGGACTTGGCCGAGATCCGTGCCAAAACCTCGGAGCTGGTTGAAAAGAAGGTGGCGGCCGAAGACCAGCTCAAGCGCGTAGACATCCGCGCGCCCCAGAGCGGAACGGTGCACCAGCTCAACGTTCACACTGTAGGAGGCGTCATCACGCCAGGGGCTGAGCCGATCATGCTGATCGTGCCAGAGGCGGATGCGCTCACGGTTGAAGCCAAGATCCAGCCGCAAGACATCGACCAAGTGCGGGTCGGGCAAAGGGCGGTGCTGCGCTTTTCCGCTTTCAACCAGCGCACCACGCCAGAGCTGATCGGCGAAGTGAGCCGGGTCTCGGCCGATGTCAGTCAGGATACCAAGACGGGAGCGACGTACTACACGATCCGCATGAGCGTGCCGGAGGCGGAACGCGACCGCCTCCAAGGGATGAAGCTTGTGCCCGGCATGCCGGTGGAGAGCTTTATCCGAACAGGCGACCGCACCGTCATCTCATACCTGACCAAGCCGTTGCAGGACCAGGTCGCGAAAGCGTGGCGGGAAAGATAA
- a CDS encoding family 16 glycosylhydrolase — translation MLDLTGYKLTFDDEFNTRSISQASGSTTWGDIRSQWRYDANSDIGFGHSSFVDPASGYDPFKVSGGALTITAVPDKTASGYPGSWESGLITTQGSFSQTYGYFEIRADFSDMKGAWDAFWLLPDKPAANPNNLPGWQELDIAEHYGDNDKGVYSTIHTTDQTPNIPWQQNRQVYSELANAPGYHTYGMDWQKDKISFYVDGQFVGSQATPSDMTGPMYLVANLATQSGADVAGKPISSSIDYIRAYSKSPDAVAVIQGTVSAPDGADPGHYGATSANSHTLEAFGVTRLDQVGSGFFLDDSTGSGPSLKLSGSVVTAGQLGGWTPIGAEKTATGYEVAWKMTGADQYTVWNTDANGNYIASPIGTVSGSDPSLLGLEKSFAQDLNNDGQIGAVPKTVEAFGVTRLDQVGSGFFLDDSTGSGPSLKLSGSIVTAGQLGGWTPIGAEKTATGYEVAWKMTGADQYTVWNTDANGNYIASPIGTVSGSDPSLLGLEKSFAQDLNNDGQIGAVPKTVEAFGVTRLDQVGSGFFLDDSTGSGPSLKLSGSIVTAGQLGGWTPIGAEKTATGYEVAWKMTGADQYTVWNTDANGNYIASPIGTVSGSDPSLLGLEKSFAQDLNNDGQIGAVPKTVEAFGVTRLDQVGSGFFLDDSTGSGPSLKLSGSIVTAGQLGGWTPIGAEKTATGYEVAWKMTGADQYTVWNTDANGNYIASPIGTVSGSDPSLLGLEKSFAQDLNNDGQIGAVPKTVEAFGVTRLDQVGSGFFLDDSTGSGPSLKLSGSIVTAGQLGGWTPIGAEKTATGYEVAWKMTGADQYTVWNTDANGNYIASPIGTVSGSDPSLLGLEKSFAQDLNNDGQIGVASILSAINVGSTGTDKFVASAGVDNFVFYANFGKDVISGFDVKQDGLWFDHTMFSSPADILNHATDVNGSVTIVLDANNSVTLQGVTKAQLTASDFHLV, via the coding sequence ATGCTCGATCTTACGGGCTACAAGCTGACGTTTGACGACGAATTCAACACGCGCAGCATCTCCCAGGCATCGGGTAGCACAACCTGGGGTGATATCCGCTCTCAGTGGCGCTATGATGCCAACTCTGACATCGGCTTCGGACATTCCTCGTTCGTCGACCCCGCCTCCGGCTACGATCCCTTCAAAGTCTCAGGCGGTGCGCTGACCATCACCGCTGTTCCCGACAAGACCGCCTCGGGTTATCCCGGAAGTTGGGAGTCGGGGCTGATCACAACACAGGGTAGCTTCTCGCAGACCTACGGGTACTTCGAAATCCGTGCCGATTTCTCCGACATGAAGGGCGCATGGGATGCGTTCTGGTTGCTGCCCGACAAACCAGCGGCCAACCCCAACAACTTGCCAGGCTGGCAGGAACTCGACATCGCCGAGCACTATGGAGACAACGACAAGGGCGTCTACAGCACGATCCACACGACGGATCAGACTCCCAACATCCCCTGGCAGCAGAACCGGCAGGTCTACAGCGAGCTGGCGAACGCGCCGGGCTATCACACCTACGGAATGGATTGGCAGAAGGATAAGATCAGCTTCTACGTCGACGGGCAGTTCGTCGGCTCGCAGGCCACGCCGAGCGACATGACCGGCCCGATGTATCTTGTAGCCAATCTCGCCACCCAGAGTGGTGCGGACGTGGCGGGCAAGCCGATCTCCTCTTCGATCGATTACATTCGGGCCTACTCCAAGAGTCCAGACGCGGTGGCGGTGATCCAAGGCACCGTGTCGGCTCCCGACGGTGCCGATCCGGGCCACTACGGCGCAACCAGCGCAAACTCACACACACTTGAAGCGTTTGGGGTGACGCGGCTGGATCAGGTGGGCAGCGGGTTCTTTCTGGACGACAGCACGGGGTCGGGCCCCTCGCTCAAACTTAGCGGATCCGTCGTGACCGCGGGTCAGCTCGGCGGCTGGACCCCGATTGGCGCGGAAAAGACGGCCACCGGCTACGAGGTGGCCTGGAAGATGACGGGCGCGGACCAGTACACGGTGTGGAACACCGACGCGAACGGCAACTACATTGCATCTCCCATCGGCACGGTGTCGGGCTCGGACCCGTCCCTGCTCGGGCTGGAGAAGAGCTTCGCGCAGGATCTGAACAACGACGGCCAGATCGGGGCCGTGCCCAAGACCGTCGAGGCGTTTGGGGTGACGCGGCTGGATCAGGTGGGCAGCGGGTTCTTTCTGGATGACAGCACGGGGTCGGGCCCCTCGCTCAAACTTAGCGGATCCATCGTGACCGCGGGTCAGCTCGGCGGCTGGACCCCGATTGGCGCGGAAAAGACGGCCACCGGCTACGAGGTGGCCTGGAAGATGACGGGCGCGGACCAGTACACGGTGTGGAACACCGACGCGAACGGCAACTACATTGCATCTCCCATCGGCACGGTGTCGGGCTCGGACCCGTCCCTGCTCGGGCTGGAGAAGAGCTTCGCGCAGGATCTGAACAACGACGGCCAGATCGGGGCCGTGCCCAAGACCGTCGAGGCGTTTGGGGTGACGCGGCTGGATCAGGTGGGCAGCGGGTTCTTTCTGGACGACAGCACGGGGTCGGGCCCCTCGCTCAAACTTAGCGGATCCATCGTGACCGCGGGTCAGCTCGGCGGCTGGACCCCGATTGGCGCGGAAAAGACGGCCACCGGCTACGAGGTGGCCTGGAAGATGACGGGCGCGGACCAGTACACGGTGTGGAACACCGACGCGAACGGCAACTACATTGCATCTCCCATCGGCACGGTGTCGGGCTCGGACCCGTCCCTGCTCGGGCTGGAGAAGAGCTTCGCGCAGGATCTGAACAACGACGGCCAGATCGGGGCCGTGCCCAAGACCGTCGAGGCGTTTGGGGTGACGCGGCTGGATCAGGTGGGCAGCGGGTTCTTTCTGGATGACAGCACGGGGTCGGGCCCCTCGCTCAAACTTAGCGGATCCATCGTGACCGCGGGTCAGCTCGGCGGCTGGACCCCGATTGGCGCGGAAAAGACGGCCACCGGCTACGAGGTGGCCTGGAAGATGACGGGCGCGGACCAGTACACGGTGTGGAACACCGACGCGAACGGCAACTACATTGCATCTCCCATCGGCACGGTGTCGGGCTCGGACCCGTCCCTGCTCGGGCTGGAGAAGAGCTTCGCGCAGGATCTGAACAACGACGGCCAGATCGGGGCCGTGCCCAAGACCGTCGAGGCGTTTGGGGTGACGCGGCTGGATCAGGTGGGCAGCGGGTTCTTTCTGGACGACAGCACGGGGTCGGGCCCCTCGCTCAAACTTAGCGGATCCATCGTGACCGCGGGTCAGCTCGGCGGCTGGACCCCGATTGGCGCGGAAAAGACGGCCACCGGCTACGAGGTGGCCTGGAAGATGACGGGCGCGGACCAGTACACGGTGTGGAACACCGACGCGAACGGCAACTACATTGCATCTCCCATCGGCACGGTGTCGGGCTCGGACCCGTCCCTGCTCGGGCTGGAGAAGAGCTTCGCGCAGGATCTGAACAACGACGGCCAGATCGGGGTCGCAAGTATTCTCAGCGCGATCAATGTGGGCTCGACCGGCACCGACAAGTTCGTGGCCAGCGCGGGCGTGGACAACTTCGTGTTTTACGCCAACTTCGGCAAGGACGTGATTTCAGGGTTCGACGTCAAACAGGACGGGCTGTGGTTTGATCACACCATGTTCTCCAGCCCGGCGGACATCCTGAACCACGCCACAGACGTGAACGGAAGCGTCACCATTGTTCTGGACGCCAACAACTCGGTGACGTTGCAGGGGGTCACCAAGGCTCAATTGACTGCGTCCGACTTCCACCTGGTGTGA
- a CDS encoding IS630 family transposase (programmed frameshift), whose product MPTTLSVDLRQRVASAVSAGATYRQAAERFGVSRASASRWSQQKRRVGHVAPKPLGGDQRSRHIEVHAELIRRTYQARPQILLRELREALQAHGVAVSTSSLSRFFARHRITRKRGALHAAEQERDDVRAAREAWFAGQPELDPERLVFLDETAATTSMVRRYGWAERGARCRIAAPAGHWKTTTVIAGLRTSGPSAVALLDGPVTGERFRAYVSETLVPTLRPGDTLILDNLGAHKVAGVRETIEAAGARLLYLPPYSPDFNPIELAFAKLKAILRSAAARTVSDLWGAIHKAFTRFSPEECRNYFTAAGYEDDACASS is encoded by the exons ATGCCCACAACCTTGTCCGTTGATCTGCGCCAGCGCGTGGCGTCTGCAGTCTCAGCCGGGGCGACCTACCGACAGGCCGCCGAGCGCTTCGGCGTGAGCCGGGCCAGCGCCAGCCGCTGGTCACAGCAGAAGCGGCGCGTGGGTCACGTCGCACCCAAGCCGTTGGGCGGCGACCAGCGCTCCCGCCACATTGAGGTTCATGCCGAGCTCATCCGGCGGACCTACCAGGCTCGCCCGCAGATCCTCCTGCGGGAGTTGCGCGAGGCTCTGCAGGCACACGGGGTCGCGGTCAGCACCAGCAGCTTATCGCGCTTCTTCGCCCGGCACCGGATCACGCGCAAAAGGGG GGCGCTGCACGCAGCGGAGCAGGAGCGAGACGACGTAAGAGCGGCACGTGAGGCTTGGTTTGCGGGCCAGCCCGAGCTCGATCCCGAGCGCCTCGTGTTCTTGGACGAGACGGCGGCCACCACCAGCATGGTTCGCCGCTACGGCTGGGCAGAGCGCGGCGCGCGCTGCCGGATCGCGGCGCCGGCCGGGCACTGGAAAACCACCACGGTCATTGCCGGGTTGCGCACGAGCGGGCCGAGTGCGGTTGCGCTGCTGGACGGGCCTGTGACGGGTGAACGCTTCCGCGCCTACGTGTCAGAGACACTGGTCCCGACCCTGAGGCCCGGCGACACGCTCATCCTGGACAATCTCGGCGCCCACAAGGTAGCGGGCGTGCGCGAGACGATCGAGGCAGCCGGAGCCCGGCTCCTGTACCTCCCACCGTACTCGCCTGACTTCAACCCGATTGAACTGGCCTTCGCGAAGCTCAAAGCAATCCTGCGCAGCGCGGCGGCCCGCACAGTCAGCGATCTCTGGGGGGCCATCCACAAAGCCTTCACGCGCTTCTCGCCCGAAGAGTGCCGCAACTACTTCACGGCGGCCGGCTACGAGGATGACGCTTGTGCTTCCAGCTGA